One window of Chloroflexota bacterium genomic DNA carries:
- a CDS encoding MFS transporter — protein MKTRLAKIAYGLGNLGTALFFHTIGTYLIFFYTDVVRLAPGFVSLAFAISYGVWNAINDPLVGYLSDRTRSRWGRRIPYILFGAPLTFLCFVLVWSPPLGGQPLATPSHLGVFLYFAVVIALFDLVYTATSVAYIALFPEMYLKLEERTEVSIYRQLAAMIGSACALAVTPLITSSLAERVGTLRGWTGAGIVLGLVGAGAFWISLLGSRERKELTSREAMPLFPAFRATLTNRSFLTFVGANLMICYIWSWLSAMVPFFTKYIIGAGEQQMSLLFLGMFVTSMAFYPVWRKVALRLGSKGTLALAVSLFVIFMSLVLVVRDLPQALVMMLLVGAANSGITLVREILLSDVIDEDELRTGLRREGNYFGVNAFVERLAMVLVGGSTSLVLGLSGYTPEVTPQPASVVWGLRLGMSLLPLIALVVFVAALRYYPLDKERVIELKATLEKLHQGKTEGLETVAQ, from the coding sequence ATGAAGACCAGACTGGCAAAGATCGCCTACGGCCTGGGTAATCTGGGAACAGCCCTCTTCTTCCACACCATCGGGACCTATCTGATCTTTTTCTATACGGACGTAGTTCGTCTCGCACCGGGGTTCGTGAGTTTGGCCTTCGCCATCTCCTACGGCGTGTGGAATGCCATCAATGACCCTCTGGTCGGATACTTGTCGGATCGCACCCGCAGCCGCTGGGGGCGCCGGATCCCCTACATTCTATTCGGTGCTCCACTCACATTTCTCTGTTTTGTGCTCGTTTGGTCCCCACCCTTGGGAGGACAACCCCTTGCCACTCCCTCGCATCTCGGCGTTTTCCTCTATTTTGCCGTTGTGATTGCCCTCTTTGACCTGGTGTACACTGCCACGAGCGTGGCCTACATCGCCCTCTTCCCCGAGATGTATCTGAAATTGGAAGAGCGGACAGAGGTCTCCATCTATCGCCAGTTAGCGGCCATGATCGGCTCTGCGTGTGCCCTGGCCGTAACCCCTCTGATCACCTCATCTCTCGCCGAGAGAGTGGGCACCTTACGGGGATGGACGGGAGCAGGCATTGTGCTGGGACTCGTTGGCGCTGGAGCCTTTTGGATTTCCCTGTTAGGGAGCAGGGAACGGAAAGAACTCACCTCAAGAGAAGCAATGCCCCTTTTCCCCGCTTTCAGAGCAACACTCACCAACCGCTCGTTCCTAACCTTTGTGGGAGCCAATCTGATGATCTGCTACATCTGGAGCTGGCTCTCGGCGATGGTGCCCTTCTTCACCAAGTACATCATTGGCGCTGGCGAACAGCAGATGAGCCTTTTGTTTCTGGGGATGTTCGTCACCTCAATGGCGTTCTACCCCGTGTGGCGAAAGGTGGCCCTCCGCCTAGGCTCCAAAGGGACCCTTGCCCTGGCCGTGAGTCTATTTGTGATCTTCATGTCGCTCGTCCTGGTGGTCAGGGACCTGCCGCAAGCCTTGGTGATGATGCTCCTGGTGGGTGCTGCCAACTCCGGGATCACCTTGGTCAGGGAAATCTTGCTCAGCGACGTGATTGATGAAGATGAACTTCGCACTGGCCTGCGCCGGGAAGGGAACTATTTTGGGGTGAATGCCTTTGTCGAGCGACTGGCGATGGTTCTGGTTGGTGGCTCTACGTCTTTGGTCCTGGGCTTAAGTGGTTATACTCCTGAGGTAACGCCCCAGCCAGCCTCTGTCGTTTGGGGTCTCCGGCTGGGGATGAGTCTCTTGCCACTCATTGCCCTAGTGGTTTTCGTGGCGGCATTGCGGTACTATCCACTGGACAAAGAGAGGGTCATCGAACTGAAAGCCACGCTGGAAAAGTTGCATCAAGGGAAAACAGAAGGG